In a genomic window of Streptomyces roseoviridis:
- a CDS encoding LCP family protein produces MNEWPDAQPAGPRRMRHVQRPQVPPQQPYPQAPQQQPQYDRGGQDYNPNFTQAQASGYDSGYSTGQVYGGPQDAGGGRGGGHGSVPPQYSPRPAGGPGPAAPDWRRRIKVGSAVLLVGVLAWGVGTYAWASSQMRNEVDLAKVIERPAEGDCTTYLIVGSDSREGMSAEEKKKLHTGSAEGKRTDSMMILAACSSGNTMISLPRDSWVTIPSFVGSESGKQYGPRGGSKLNAAYAMDGPELLVRTVEYNTGLRIDHYAEIGFAGFANIVDALGGVEMNIEKGFKDKKSGADFQAGQQTLNGEQALAFVRTRYAFAESDLARTKNQQKFLSALANQAATPGTILNPFTLYPTLGAGLDTLIVDKDMSLYDLAKMFFAMKGISGGDGKSMNIPISGSAPQGSLKWDMPKVKQLVKEIQNDEPVTVTSNR; encoded by the coding sequence ATGAATGAGTGGCCCGACGCCCAGCCCGCGGGGCCTCGCCGGATGCGCCATGTGCAGCGTCCGCAGGTCCCCCCGCAGCAGCCGTACCCGCAGGCGCCGCAGCAGCAGCCGCAGTACGACCGGGGCGGCCAGGACTACAACCCGAACTTCACCCAGGCCCAGGCGTCCGGGTACGACTCCGGCTACAGCACCGGCCAGGTCTACGGCGGCCCACAGGACGCGGGCGGCGGCCGGGGCGGCGGGCACGGATCCGTACCGCCGCAGTACTCGCCGCGTCCCGCCGGCGGGCCGGGCCCGGCCGCGCCCGACTGGCGGCGCCGGATCAAGGTCGGTTCGGCCGTGCTGCTGGTCGGCGTCCTCGCGTGGGGCGTCGGCACGTACGCGTGGGCCAGCTCACAGATGCGCAACGAGGTCGATCTCGCCAAGGTCATCGAGCGGCCCGCGGAGGGCGACTGCACCACGTATCTGATCGTCGGTTCCGACAGCCGCGAGGGCATGTCCGCCGAGGAGAAGAAGAAGCTGCACACCGGTTCCGCCGAGGGCAAGCGGACCGACTCGATGATGATCCTCGCGGCCTGCTCCAGCGGGAACACGATGATCTCGCTGCCCCGCGACTCCTGGGTGACGATCCCGTCCTTCGTGGGCTCGGAGTCCGGCAAGCAGTACGGCCCGCGCGGCGGCTCCAAGCTGAACGCGGCGTACGCGATGGACGGCCCCGAGCTGCTCGTCCGCACGGTCGAGTACAACACCGGGCTGCGCATCGACCACTACGCGGAGATCGGCTTCGCCGGCTTCGCGAACATCGTCGACGCCCTCGGCGGCGTCGAGATGAACATCGAGAAGGGCTTCAAGGACAAGAAGTCCGGCGCCGACTTCCAGGCCGGGCAGCAGACCCTGAACGGCGAGCAGGCCCTGGCGTTCGTGCGGACCCGCTACGCCTTCGCCGAGTCGGACCTGGCGCGGACGAAGAACCAGCAGAAGTTCCTGTCCGCGCTGGCCAACCAGGCGGCGACGCCGGGCACGATCCTCAACCCGTTCACGCTCTACCCGACGCTGGGCGCGGGTCTGGACACGCTGATCGTGGACAAGGACATGTCGCTGTACGACCTGGCGAAGATGTTCTTCGCGATGAAGGGCATCAGCGGCGGCGACGGGAAGTCGATGAACATCCCGATCAGCGGCAGCGCCCCGCAGGGCTCCCTGAAGTGGGACATGCCGAAGGTGAAGCAGCTCGTCAAGGAGATCCAGAACGACGAGCCGGTCACCGTCACGTCGAACCGCTGA
- a CDS encoding acyl-CoA thioesterase has translation MTDQADIPGKPTSASRTTLSHIMTSHDTNLLGTVHGGVIMKLVDDAAGAVAGRHSGGPAVTASMDEMAFLEPVRVGDLVHVKAQVNWTGRSSMEVGVRVMAERWNESTPATQVGSAYLVFAAVDADGKPRRVPPVIPETEQDKRRYQEAQIRRTHRLARRRAIMDLRESRAAEGYED, from the coding sequence ATGACAGATCAGGCCGACATCCCGGGCAAGCCCACCTCGGCGTCCCGCACCACCCTCAGCCACATCATGACCAGCCACGACACCAACCTCCTCGGCACGGTGCACGGCGGCGTGATCATGAAGCTGGTGGACGACGCGGCGGGCGCGGTCGCGGGCCGGCACTCGGGCGGACCGGCCGTCACCGCCTCCATGGACGAGATGGCCTTCCTGGAGCCCGTCAGGGTCGGCGACCTCGTGCACGTGAAGGCCCAGGTCAACTGGACCGGCCGGTCCTCGATGGAGGTCGGCGTCCGGGTCATGGCCGAGCGCTGGAACGAGTCCACGCCCGCCACCCAGGTCGGCTCCGCCTACCTCGTCTTCGCGGCCGTCGACGCCGACGGCAAGCCCCGCCGGGTCCCGCCGGTCATCCCGGAGACCGAGCAGGACAAGCGCCGCTACCAGGAGGCCCAGATCCGCCGCACCCACCGCCTGGCCCGCCGCCGCGCGATCATGGACCTGCGCGAAAGCCGTGCGGCGGAGGGCTACGAGGACTAG
- a CDS encoding LCP family protein, whose translation MRMATTLSVVVLAAGGIGHAVVTGLDTGITRVDPFKDMKNRPQAGHGTNILVVGTDGRDRITEDERRTYRLGGEPCHCTDTVMLVHVSADRERASVVSLPRDSYAEMPAHTDLTTGRHHDAHPVKLNAAYAEGGPGLTVRTVESMTGVKIDHYLEVDFTSFMKTVDAVGGVQICTTKPLRDSHTGLDLPAGPHRLDGGQALQYVRARHVDGAADIGRIQRQQTFLAALIDRMTDSGVLLNPVRFRQVATATLGSVRADEGFRTEQMLALAKAMRGFTPASSEFVSVPIGDMSFPVKGIGSTVKWDAPKAQKLFQSLREDRPLTPARRPAPQGPRPVDVDVAPKTIRVQVYNGTRTDGLGGRVDAALRGAGFDTTRAPRTAPAGRQHARTLIEYDPGWDRSARSLAAALPGAELRPVKGQGGTLRVTVGAEYKGVTPVRERQAPTGQFEAVTGDQVVCP comes from the coding sequence ATGCGGATGGCGACCACGCTGTCGGTGGTGGTGCTCGCGGCCGGAGGCATCGGACACGCGGTGGTGACCGGCCTGGACACCGGCATCACCCGGGTCGATCCCTTCAAGGACATGAAGAACCGTCCCCAGGCCGGGCACGGCACCAACATCCTCGTCGTCGGCACCGACGGCCGCGACCGCATCACCGAGGACGAGCGGCGCACGTACCGGCTCGGCGGAGAGCCCTGCCACTGCACGGACACCGTGATGCTCGTCCACGTCTCCGCGGACCGGGAACGGGCCAGCGTGGTGTCGCTGCCGCGCGACTCGTACGCCGAGATGCCCGCGCACACCGACCTCACCACCGGCCGGCACCACGACGCGCACCCGGTGAAGCTGAACGCCGCCTACGCGGAGGGCGGGCCCGGTCTGACCGTACGGACCGTCGAGTCGATGACCGGCGTGAAGATCGACCACTATCTGGAGGTCGACTTCACCAGCTTCATGAAGACGGTCGACGCCGTCGGCGGAGTGCAGATCTGCACCACCAAGCCGCTGAGGGACTCCCACACCGGGCTCGACCTGCCCGCCGGGCCGCACCGGCTCGACGGCGGTCAGGCGCTCCAGTACGTGCGGGCCCGCCATGTCGACGGGGCGGCCGACATCGGACGCATCCAGCGCCAGCAGACGTTCCTGGCCGCCCTCATCGACCGGATGACCGACAGCGGGGTGCTGCTCAACCCGGTGCGGTTCCGGCAGGTCGCCACGGCCACACTGGGCTCGGTCCGGGCCGACGAGGGCTTCCGCACGGAGCAGATGCTGGCCCTGGCGAAGGCGATGCGGGGCTTCACGCCGGCGTCGTCGGAATTCGTGTCCGTGCCGATCGGCGACATGAGCTTCCCGGTGAAGGGGATCGGCTCCACGGTGAAGTGGGACGCGCCGAAGGCACAGAAGCTGTTCCAGTCGCTGCGCGAGGACCGGCCCCTCACCCCGGCCCGGCGGCCCGCCCCGCAGGGGCCGCGGCCCGTCGACGTGGACGTCGCGCCGAAGACGATCCGGGTCCAGGTCTACAACGGCACCCGCACCGACGGGCTCGGCGGCCGCGTCGACGCCGCGCTGCGGGGCGCGGGCTTCGACACCACCCGCGCCCCGCGGACCGCCCCGGCGGGCCGGCAGCACGCGCGGACCCTCATCGAGTACGACCCGGGCTGGGACCGCTCCGCACGGTCCCTGGCCGCCGCCCTGCCGGGCGCGGAACTCCGCCCGGTCAAGGGCCAGGGCGGCACCCTGCGGGTCACGGTGGGCGCGGAGTACAAGGGCGTGACGCCGGTACGGGAGCGGCAGGCGCCGACGGGCCAGTTCGAGGCGGTCACCGGCGACCAGGTCGTGTGCCCCTGA
- a CDS encoding glycosyltransferase family 2 protein: MNATPPVSVIMPVLNEERHLRNSVRHILEQEYDGEMEVVIALGPSTDRTDEIAAELVREDPRVHTVPNPTGRTPAALNAAIKASRHPIVVRVDGHGMLSPNYIATAVRLLEETGAQNVGGIMHAEGENAWEDAVAAAMTSRIGVGNASFHTGGAAGPAETVYLGVFRREALEQQGGYNEEFIRAQDWELNFRIREAGGLIWFSPELRVRYRPRPSVRALAKQYKDYGRWRHVVARYHEGSINLRYLAPPAAVCAIAAGTVVGALVTPLGFLVPAGYLAAITVGSVPAGKGLSLKARLQIPVALATMHMSWGFGFLTSPRSLAKKVIASKRPAVAA; the protein is encoded by the coding sequence ATGAACGCCACGCCCCCTGTCTCCGTGATCATGCCGGTCCTCAACGAGGAGCGGCATCTGCGCAACTCGGTCCGCCACATCCTCGAGCAGGAGTACGACGGCGAGATGGAGGTGGTGATCGCGCTCGGCCCGTCCACGGACCGCACCGACGAGATCGCCGCCGAGCTCGTCCGCGAGGACCCCCGGGTCCACACCGTGCCGAACCCCACGGGCCGTACCCCCGCCGCCCTCAACGCGGCGATCAAGGCATCCCGCCATCCGATCGTGGTCCGCGTCGACGGTCACGGCATGCTGTCGCCGAACTACATCGCGACCGCCGTCCGCCTCCTGGAGGAGACCGGCGCGCAGAACGTGGGCGGCATCATGCACGCCGAGGGCGAGAACGCCTGGGAGGACGCCGTCGCCGCCGCGATGACCTCCCGGATCGGCGTGGGCAACGCGTCCTTCCACACGGGCGGCGCGGCCGGCCCCGCCGAGACCGTCTACCTCGGGGTGTTCCGCCGCGAGGCCCTGGAGCAGCAGGGCGGCTACAACGAGGAGTTCATCCGCGCCCAGGACTGGGAGCTGAACTTCCGCATCCGCGAGGCCGGCGGTCTGATCTGGTTCTCGCCGGAGCTGCGCGTCCGGTACCGGCCGCGGCCGAGCGTCCGCGCGCTGGCGAAGCAGTACAAGGACTACGGCCGCTGGCGGCACGTGGTGGCCCGCTACCACGAGGGTTCCATCAACCTGCGCTATCTGGCCCCGCCGGCCGCGGTCTGCGCGATCGCCGCGGGCACCGTGGTGGGCGCGCTCGTCACCCCGCTCGGCTTCCTGGTCCCGGCCGGTTATCTGGCCGCGATCACCGTGGGCTCCGTCCCGGCGGGCAAGGGCCTGTCCCTGAAGGCGCGGCTGCAGATCCCGGTGGCCCTGGCGACCATGCACATGTCCTGGGGCTTCGGCTTCCTCACCAGCCCGCGCTCGCTGGCGAAGAAGGTCATCGCGAGCAAGCGCCCGGCGGTCGCGGCGTAA
- a CDS encoding LCP family protein: MGQNGVGREGTRERVTHPRDLGWDESLYEDGAGDDGPGGRPGRTVPRSRRARGGSGPGGRPGRTVPRSRRARGGSGDDGGSGGGSAGGGGSVGEDGGDGSVSGSGPSGGGGARRARRRSGPRRRARKAGKRKVLRWVAATLSLLILGTAGAGYLYYKHLNDNLRGGSRAGGDSGVKKAAPNALGDTPLNILLIGSDSRADARNVALGGGKDQRDRKPLADVQMLLHVSADRKNASIISIPRDTVVPIPKCRDGEQTYPATSTRPINETLSRGGPGCTLTTWETLTGVYIDHWMMVDFAGVVAMADEVGGVPVCVKTGVWDRSTRDQKGGSGLKLPEGTHEVKGEQALQWLRTRHAFGSDQNRAKAQHMYMNGMMKKLQEQNAWSDTGRLMGLADAATRALRVSDEIKSVKRLFDLSMQLKNVKLDRLTTATVPTRPYPGNPRAWLEPIPPSADKMWSMLRDDVAFDKNGDPADKPKPSASTKPSATAQAPGSFPVTVVNGTAGDGQAPAEGRAGSIAENLRGKGFTQADSSRDAKPRKDSTVFYPKAAGEQGKANAVSVATSLGLPATAVRPDGEVSEITLVVGSDWREGGTYKRPTVQAGDLPEGASSKTDCMDVYSVYRWDGKS, translated from the coding sequence GTGGGACAGAACGGCGTGGGCAGGGAGGGGACGCGGGAACGCGTCACCCACCCCCGCGACTTGGGCTGGGACGAGAGTCTCTACGAGGACGGGGCCGGCGACGACGGTCCGGGCGGACGCCCGGGCCGCACCGTGCCCCGCTCGCGCCGCGCCCGCGGGGGGTCCGGCCCGGGCGGACGCCCGGGCCGCACCGTGCCCCGCTCGCGCCGCGCCCGCGGGGGGTCCGGCGACGACGGGGGTTCCGGCGGCGGGTCCGCGGGCGGGGGCGGCTCGGTCGGCGAGGACGGCGGGGACGGCTCCGTCAGCGGGAGCGGTCCGTCCGGCGGGGGCGGCGCTCGCCGGGCCCGCCGGCGCAGCGGTCCGCGCCGGCGGGCCCGGAAGGCGGGCAAGCGCAAGGTGCTGCGCTGGGTGGCCGCGACGCTGTCGCTGCTGATACTCGGCACGGCCGGCGCCGGATACCTCTACTACAAGCACCTCAACGACAACCTCCGCGGCGGCAGCCGCGCGGGCGGCGACAGCGGCGTGAAGAAGGCCGCGCCGAACGCGCTGGGCGACACGCCGCTCAACATCCTCCTCATCGGCTCGGACAGCCGCGCCGACGCGAGGAACGTGGCCCTGGGCGGCGGCAAGGACCAGCGGGACCGCAAGCCGCTCGCCGACGTGCAGATGCTGCTGCACGTCTCGGCGGACCGCAAGAACGCCTCGATCATCTCCATCCCGCGCGACACGGTCGTCCCGATCCCCAAGTGCCGCGACGGCGAACAGACGTACCCGGCCACCAGCACCCGGCCCATCAACGAGACGCTGAGCCGCGGCGGCCCGGGCTGCACCCTGACCACCTGGGAGACGCTCACCGGGGTCTACATCGACCACTGGATGATGGTCGACTTCGCGGGCGTGGTGGCGATGGCCGACGAGGTGGGCGGCGTCCCGGTCTGCGTCAAGACCGGTGTGTGGGACCGGTCGACCCGGGACCAGAAGGGCGGCTCCGGCCTGAAGCTGCCCGAGGGCACCCACGAGGTCAAGGGGGAGCAGGCGCTCCAGTGGCTCCGCACCCGGCACGCGTTCGGCAGCGACCAGAACCGTGCCAAGGCCCAGCACATGTACATGAACGGCATGATGAAGAAGCTCCAGGAGCAGAACGCCTGGAGCGACACCGGCCGGCTCATGGGCCTCGCGGACGCCGCCACCCGGGCGCTGAGGGTCTCCGACGAGATCAAGTCGGTGAAACGGCTCTTCGACCTGTCGATGCAGCTGAAGAACGTGAAGCTGGACCGGCTCACGACGGCCACCGTGCCCACCCGGCCCTACCCGGGCAACCCCCGGGCGTGGCTGGAGCCGATCCCGCCGTCCGCCGACAAGATGTGGTCGATGCTCCGCGACGACGTCGCCTTCGACAAGAACGGCGACCCGGCCGACAAGCCGAAGCCGAGCGCCTCCACGAAGCCGTCGGCGACCGCCCAGGCGCCGGGTTCCTTCCCCGTCACGGTCGTCAACGGCACCGCGGGCGACGGCCAGGCGCCCGCCGAGGGCCGGGCCGGCTCGATCGCCGAGAACCTGCGGGGCAAGGGCTTCACGCAGGCCGACTCCTCCCGGGACGCCAAGCCGCGCAAGGACAGCACGGTCTTCTACCCGAAGGCGGCGGGCGAGCAGGGCAAGGCGAACGCGGTGTCCGTGGCCACCTCGCTGGGCCTGCCGGCGACCGCCGTCCGCCCGGACGGCGAGGTGTCGGAGATCACCCTGGTGGTCGGCTCGGACTGGCGCGAGGGCGGCACGTACAAGCGGCCGACGGTCCAGGCGGGCGACCTGCCCGAGGGCGCGTCCAGCAAGACCGACTGCATGGACGTCTACTCGGTCTACCGCTGGGACGGCAAGAGCTGA
- a CDS encoding alpha/beta hydrolase, translating into MDLQTLKGFKPSEYEEAADGYRAVGTMAMTAKDTIDNRIAAGIRAQLEGEAAKAALTELADLSKNFHYAQTECGLVSTALNGFAFDMAAAKRKLEAAIADAQADQCTVNPDGSVSFPAGAKPGAEKAADGGTVTGSAGGGGATSHALERQAVAIHPNPHYGKALAYADRIAEALKEATDADTRWAPKLRALKADDDLKVSAGDWADAQSDMGGVREAGNSYLASLPQPPKDGSPKDNASWWKGLTEEQQSAWLSLRPEAVGALDGLPSPVRDEANRTVLAEKHGQYQTELNSIPKPPANEWTWITAGRFPVKVHTDEWMEWHRQYGDRYEQLNKSLNGMNAIQARFDRTGERGLPEAYLLGFNPDGNGRAIVANGNPDTAAHQAVYVPGTTSNIGSIGGDITRMENVWRVADAQNNGAVSTITWLGYDAPQDIVKDAPFSHYANDGAPAYNRFMDGLDASRAVDSDPHRTAIGHSYGTTLIGSAARQGDLNADDVILAGSPGVQVPKAEQMDVPKGHVWNQEAKGDIVPDVGRFGHGGTDWDGPWTIPSDARFGANQLATDTEGHSDYWKEGTESLRNQGLVVAGKGDDANLKPPPNPTPGVR; encoded by the coding sequence GTGGATCTCCAGACCCTGAAGGGCTTCAAGCCGTCGGAGTACGAAGAGGCCGCGGACGGCTACCGGGCCGTCGGCACCATGGCCATGACGGCCAAGGACACGATCGACAACCGGATCGCCGCGGGCATCCGGGCCCAGCTGGAGGGCGAGGCCGCGAAGGCCGCCCTGACCGAGCTCGCGGACCTGTCGAAGAACTTCCACTACGCGCAGACCGAATGTGGCCTGGTGAGCACCGCCCTGAACGGCTTCGCCTTCGACATGGCGGCGGCCAAGCGGAAGCTGGAGGCGGCGATCGCCGACGCCCAGGCCGACCAGTGCACGGTGAACCCGGACGGCTCGGTCAGCTTCCCGGCCGGCGCGAAGCCCGGCGCCGAGAAGGCGGCCGACGGCGGGACCGTGACCGGGAGCGCGGGTGGCGGCGGTGCCACGTCGCACGCCCTGGAACGCCAGGCGGTCGCCATCCACCCGAACCCGCACTACGGCAAGGCCCTCGCCTACGCGGACCGGATCGCCGAGGCGCTGAAGGAGGCGACGGACGCCGACACCCGGTGGGCGCCCAAGCTGCGGGCGCTGAAGGCGGACGACGACCTGAAGGTCTCGGCCGGGGACTGGGCCGACGCCCAGTCGGACATGGGCGGGGTCCGCGAGGCGGGCAACAGCTACCTCGCCTCCCTGCCCCAGCCGCCCAAGGACGGCAGCCCCAAGGACAACGCCTCGTGGTGGAAGGGGCTCACCGAGGAGCAGCAGTCGGCGTGGCTGTCCCTGCGGCCCGAGGCCGTGGGCGCGCTGGACGGCCTGCCGTCGCCGGTCCGCGACGAGGCCAACCGGACCGTCCTCGCGGAGAAGCACGGCCAGTACCAGACGGAGCTGAACTCCATTCCGAAGCCGCCGGCCAACGAGTGGACCTGGATCACCGCGGGGAGGTTCCCGGTCAAGGTGCACACCGACGAGTGGATGGAGTGGCACCGGCAGTACGGGGACCGCTACGAGCAGCTCAACAAGTCCCTGAACGGCATGAACGCCATCCAGGCGCGCTTCGACCGGACGGGTGAGCGGGGTCTGCCCGAGGCGTATCTGCTCGGCTTCAACCCGGACGGCAACGGCCGGGCGATCGTCGCCAACGGCAACCCCGACACGGCTGCCCACCAGGCGGTCTACGTGCCGGGGACGACCTCGAACATCGGCAGCATCGGTGGGGACATCACCCGCATGGAGAACGTCTGGCGGGTGGCCGACGCCCAGAACAACGGCGCGGTCTCCACCATCACCTGGCTCGGTTACGACGCCCCCCAGGACATCGTCAAGGACGCCCCTTTCAGCCACTACGCCAATGACGGCGCCCCGGCGTACAACCGCTTCATGGACGGCCTCGACGCGTCGCGCGCGGTCGACTCGGACCCGCACCGGACGGCGATCGGCCACTCGTACGGCACGACCCTGATCGGCTCGGCGGCCCGGCAGGGCGATCTGAACGCGGACGACGTGATCCTGGCGGGCAGCCCCGGTGTACAGGTGCCCAAGGCCGAGCAGATGGACGTGCCCAAGGGCCATGTCTGGAACCAGGAGGCCAAGGGGGACATCGTCCCGGACGTCGGCCGGTTCGGACACGGCGGGACCGACTGGGACGGACCGTGGACGATCCCCAGTGACGCGCGTTTCGGCGCCAACCAGCTCGCCACGGACACCGAAGGCCACAGTGACTACTGGAAGGAAGGCACCGAGAGCCTTCGGAACCAGGGTCTCGTGGTCGCCGGCAAGGGCGACGACGCGAACCTGAAGCCGCCACCGAACCCCACGCCAGGAGTGCGCTAG